The Musa acuminata AAA Group cultivar baxijiao chromosome BXJ1-8, Cavendish_Baxijiao_AAA, whole genome shotgun sequence genomic sequence taaaaataaacataggagaaaaatatttcaattcatgcataagaaatcttatgatttatatagaaaatctcatctttagtaaatggtaagaagaaacatagaagaaatcttgattcatataaaatacaagatatctcaagagaaagttcatgatttgattggaaaaatccAATTtagattcaaataatcaaattatcaaaatctttttttacggtccaagagattcatacaaatagattcatcaatctcctttttgaaaactcgataagatagggattgagaaatttataagaaaaatattttcctccttttttttatttgatttatttctcacaagcatgcccaagtttttatgtcaaatcaaaacatgcatcatcgtttaagatcgaaaaacaaatttcatcatcaaaattatcatgacaaaaaatataacacattaaacataaggcttctttaaacaagagatttgatttatcattttaattctaaggataatacattttttttttatgtgttttattttatgtgattgatttcatataaatatgctcaagtttttcatacgaaaatcatccatcttatttaaaatcgaaaagcaatacaaaatcataaatcatgaagtatacataattgtttcttataacatataaggaattaatcttatttgatgtgcAAGCATTATTACAATTGtcatgatatatatgtatatatatatttaaaactaattatgaaaagcactaagtaatttcatggtaaggaaaaagagatttGATTGAGTCGCCTACCTTGTTGACGAAAGTCGTCAAAGCGCAGTTCgccaccttgcccttgttggtttgctcctcgtcttcgaatgagctcaattcatcccaagccaccttgaatactttcttcttctttggtaacttctttttaagttcacttttattctttaattcttatttcataaactttttaatttttttagtgagaagttcaaagttatcatcatcacttgagttatcgctcaagtggtattctattgttcaaagtgacaaatccttcctattctttagaagattgttctcatgttcgttttaAGTCATACAacccatttcataggtcatcaatgacccaatcagttcttcaatgggaaaatagttcaagtcctttgattcttgtattgccatgatTTTATGAtcgcaactttttggaagggatcttaatatcttattaacaagttcaaaatttgaaaaacatttgccaagggcttttaaattattgatgacatccgtaaaacgggtgtacatgtcaacaatagtttcgcttggcttcatacgaaataacttaaaatcatgtatcaaaaagattaactttaaaatattttactctactagtgccttcgtgtgtggtttcaagagtgtgtcaaatatcgaaagcggtttcgcaaatagaaacacgattaaattcatttttgtctaaggtgcaaaacaaggcattcatagccttgacatttaaagagaaagtcttcttctccaactcatttcaatcgttcatcGGAAGATAAGACTTTCGAAAACCAAATTtgattatattccataaattgggattcaacgaaagcaaaaaaactctcattcgagttttccaatatgtatagtacgtcccattgaacatgagaggatgaatgatagagtgaccctcttgaaagccgaaaagagcaatttctcttgggtgttaaaacaaatgagaaaaatgtggctctgataccaactgttaggatcgagttggcactaagaggagggttgAATTAatgtagcggataaaaacgtcagtttgaaattttttcgtacgataaaaaccgatctcgtaagcgtagtgaaagcaaagtaaagaggaagtgaagcaattgcaaagtaagtaaatgacaataatagaaatgcacaccgatttatagtggttcgatcgtcgtaacttacatccactctcgattcctcctcactcgaggccaccggcttccgctaccgatcttctttcaatgggcgaagatcaatgacccttttacactcgattctcctttcgataggttcaggagagaacctttacaccctcacttactcctcccttaaaccacactaacacttagagcttgagaggagttcttacaacattacaatagtgttttttttctctcaattcttgtgtcttttaaccagggatgagaggggtatttataggtctcaagtggattcaaacttagagcctaaaagtgtctcatcctcaaTTTttagggtactggtggtaccatcgcctgtgttgggcagtaccaccacctacagcactgacactgggcgataccactacctgacaatctctcggagactgtctgggcggtaccatcgcttgacacagtctcgaagactatgccacaacgATTTCACTTATTGTgtcggcctttcacttggcccaacaaagcccaaacttaggcccaactggcccttaattgagttggctcaattccaacccaattatgcctaaaacctacttcgatctagacaattattacaaagccaatcaaatattgttcggcatgtcattggttcatcgacgtctcatccgattcttcggcgcatcgtcctctcttgtggcctattgcccaatcaactagtTAACctatgcaactccgatttccttaacgTAATTTTCgcatttcttggcccgatgcctgaacccatggaccaaagccttctgtcgatacgttgaccgatcctctggctcgatgtccaatcttctgacatattccactccagcccaacatgattcttcctgcttttaattgtatctctctgatcgaagcttcctgtgtcactcaaaacacagattagatcataaacacatcaattgatttcatcatcaaaatccgagattcaacatggatcaatcagtgaactcattctccaatgagtacctacactatatctctagtgtccccacatgagcaactaccaGTCGCCTtcatcatatatacatgtatacagtacaccagtctgtctggttatctcaatgtccctctagagcaacctatgatcgggattatttaggatatgtgtttcaagacgaatcgatctcattatcgtgatcttatcacgatttgattctcattgcacagatctatgaacatcataatatatttgtgcaacaagcaatataaagtgataaaatgtcaaataataataataagtaaaaagactgtgtgttacgtcacacgtgtcatcacgtgattggcttgtaaagTACTAACGATAATGCTATTAGTCTACACGGTTGAGGAGGTGTTCAAGTATATCCTAACTTGAAAGTTTCACGTATTTTGATAGAGACTCAATCTTTACATACACATATCACTTATTACGTGACAACTTCTCCATCATCACAGAATGCTCCAGCCAATGCCTTAAATGATGTACATGGAATCTTTAATGCTATTAGATACTATTTTAAGCATCGGGATAAAGCTCGACGAGACGAAAACAACACTTTAGATCCCTTAAGAGTTTGGAATTGCCTGTTTTTGTGATGCAGAATGCATCTCGTACTACAGCACCTACCAATGCCTTAGATGATGTATACAAAGTCTTAATGTTATTAAAGACTACTTTGAGCGTCAAGAGGAGTACCATAGAAATCGATGGGATGAAAATAACATTTTGGATTACTTTAAGAGTTTAAGATTACCCGTTTTTGAGAGCAGGTTAGATCCTTGAATATTGAATCTACcaaatggagaaaatatttgaggttATTGAATGGAGAAAAAAATTTGAAgatgtcttttatttttttttattttggaaagAAAGATAAAGAAGGATATTAGAGAAAAACACaacattataacttgagattaatttaatatatatatatatataataagcattttttttctaattcagTTCGTTTCGAAAAGTAACAACAGTTCTTTAGCATCCACGGATTGTAATAAATTGACTGACATAGCTCAATTTTCTTTGCATATTACTTAATATGCTCTCCTTCAACTTCCATCTTTAATGTCTCATGAAGCTACAGAAGTCACAGATTTACTAGTTTTACATTACATGTATCCAAGCCAAAAATCCAGAGTCTATCCTACACTAACATAAATCACAGATTAATTGTGTCTTCATGTGTTTTTTCTTGTTCTCACCATGCAATTAAACCTCATAAATCTCACAGAAATCAGACATCCAAAACTCAGTAACAGTGAAGGAATACGAATATACAGATAATTTGTATTTCTTGTCTGTTCTCTTTGCCATGAAAATTATCGCATCTCAAATGAGTGCTTTTATACGAAAAAGAAGTGGTAGATAATTGTAGGCTTTTCTCTGGTAAACATAGGGTTCACATATCATGCTTTAATTTATGTGCATTTGGAGATGTCATAGTTTTGGGAGACCAACTCACAGATTAAAACAGGTCTGTGATAGACCAAATCATCCCAGAAATAATACGTGACTCTTTTTTTACTTCACCTGTCATGTTCTATCCCAACTAAGCATCCACTTAAAAGAGTCTGACCTATCTGAAACTAGATTTCATTATCAGGTATGGGCTTGCAATCACTCCAATCCAACCCCTACTTGGACTGCAATTATATCTGCCGTCTGCCTTCTTCTCACTTCAGTGGTCCAGCTGCTGAGAAGCTTCTGCTCATTCAGCCATGGTCACCATTGTTGGTGAGCTTGTGCCAAAGtgagatgtgtgtgtgtgtctgtggtGAACATGGCAGAGAGTTATGACCTCGAAGCATCCATCTTGGACAATCGTCACAGCAGGTATCAACAGCTTACATGCCAAGTCAAGTCTCAGACATTCAATTAAGGTTCCATTAAATCATGGTGACATCACCGTAAGGCAAATCTTAGCCATATTGTACCTGTAAAACACATCATttccttgaagaagaagaagaagaagaagaagaagaaggagagcatATTAAGTTTAGCAGAAAGCCTTGTAACATGCACTCAATCCACATGTTCCAACATGAAGCATCAagacattaaaatgttgattgctACCTATATTTTGGTGTCTGTTATCACCACTTAGGTGCACCCTAATGTTGCATCAGCACACTGTGCATGAAGCACATGCAAAGGCTACGCAACATATCTTTCCTTGCAACCCATCCCCCTCCATCACCGTCACCTTCCAAGCTTCGGAGGTGCACCTCCTCTGGTCCACTGAGTTCTTGCAGTGGAAGTGGAATTGGCAATTCCCGATTGCTTCGCTCGTGCGCCTGTCGTAGTTCTACTGCAGCAGAAGCCCCCACAGCTAACACTGTGTAATGGCGTGTCACTTGCAGGAGGAGTGTTTTTCGGTGCAACCGTGGCTTTAATGGCTAAACCTACAATACAGATGGCATTAAAGTCTCTCTCTCATCTACTCTAACTGTGCATGGGATTGGAGATGATGGGATGTCCGATGCCTGCAAGGAAACCATGCCTCAACAATAATATCACTGCACATTGGCTGATCCAAACTTGTTTTGACACCATCTCTTATAGACTCCATTAAATATGATTACTAAGATCCATCTTCTCTATCATGTCACATTTTCTATGGACCTTCAAATGACAAGATGCTGCCAGAAAGAGAATCCCACGATTTGAGTCCTTTGCAGATTGGTGAGTGAGAAGAAGATTGTAAAACCACACTTAGTGACTCGTATTCTGTCACAAAAACTTCGATGATAAAATTGACTATCATAATCAATTATCAATGACAGAATAGCATGCTTCATGTTTGGGATATCGATGACATCTACATGtgtgtataaaaaatttaaataaaattaagaaggTCTCGGATGCTCGATCAAACATAGTTCTTCCAACACTAAGttataaaaaatgagaatttcaAGTAAGATGAATAAGTAACATAGATTTGTGTGATTTGATGGGCTTTTATAATTGGTTTAatgggaaaaaaaatattttgagataTATACGAAATATTCCTTTGGAATCCTATAGATGGGTTCTATCTTTGATCATCGGGTCCTTAGTCATCTCGATCTGAGTATTATAATATAGTGATGAATGCATTAATTTCAtctatgtgaaaaaaaaaaaattgaatcccCATTCTATCaatcaataaaatttataattcagTAACGAATGCATTAATATTACCACAAATACCTTATCTTATTTATATAATAGAAGGTCAAGGAAATAGAGAAAGTGAAtaatagattgaaataatgatatcaCACTATAGTAATGAagcaaaagataaaaagaaaagaaaattacaagAGAATCGAATTTTTTTCCCCTTCTCATTTATTTTGAACTTTGGTGTATTTATGTTTGGCATTAgcgttttttaaagaaaaaaaaataaatcatattgtgaataatgaaaagGATTGCCCATTGTCAACTTGGAAAATAAATGGTCATGGTAGCTTTCTATTAAATGGTGAACACCTAAGAAGACATAGTCAACTTGCTACTGTCCAATCACCAAATCATTTCCAACCGTAGGGACAATGACAATCCCTATCGTTGGTGTTGCATTGTGTGGTATGGTTTACAGGGAGGGCATCCACCATTCCTGCTTTATTTATGAGATTATGGCCTTCACCTCATAGTACAAATTATGATATGGCATTTATTAATATGGATGGGGAGAAATAATTTTAGGTTTAGGGTATGGCCCATGTTGGTTTCAATTGGCATTATCATGGCCGACCCAAAAGAAATCCTCACCTAATTGCACCACATGTTGTCAGATATCTTTCATCCTATTAACGTGAGAAAATGATATCATAGTTCATCAAAGAGAAATCGAGATAAAAATATCCCATTAAATAAAAGAATGGTAAAATAACATTATATTCTCATAATATAAATGTAATTCCATCTAACGTGACAGTCATTTAATTTGTTAATATGTATTATTACAGTGTAAAAGCAATCATTAGATTCCAAAACCCAATTCGTAAACAACAAGTCATGACATTACTTCTTTACtatttatattatatacatatatgtgttctAATTAATGGTTAATGTCGATTTAGAATGCTCAGTTTGGTTATTTTAAATTATGACTAATATTTAATGCTCAGATATTGACATAAAATCTCGTCCTTATCAAATTAccattagtaaaaataaaataaaataacaaaaacaaaatttaaaggtACTCCGACGGCGACCCAAGCGTTTCCGTATTGGGCGAGGTCCCACATGGGACCCACCCGCCATCGCTGTCGCCCCATCACAGAGCGGGTGGCCGCCGGGGTACAGGaataggaatatatatatatatatatatatatacaagaagtTTTTACACATCCATCCTTGAAGAGTTTCGATATTATATATTTACCATTACAAATCTTCAAGATCCTCCCTGACAAACTTAGAATAACTATCATTAACTAATGATCAATGCCGACTAATTACGGTTAGTATAcgcataatatataattagtattCACATcaagaaaatataatttttagaagGATTGATGGAAAGTCGGAATGTTCGGCAGGGGGCTATTTGTACAATACCAAAATTTAGAGGGGGGTAAATACTAAAATCGACTTCCGAAGAGAATCTCACCCGTGAACGAAAAGGACGATCGCATCCTCCAATCACGACAGAGGTAGCTGAGGTGGGTAACCCGCGAACGCAATGCCCAACCCACCGCAGGCCCCACAAGGCCTTCACTCTCCCCGTTCCCCACCGCATCTCCCACCGTTGCGCATTAACTCTCTTCGGTTGACCCGCTTTCTCCACCACGCTTCCCCACGATAAATAACATCACCCCTATGAGCGTTCGATCTCACTCGCTcctgcctcttcctcctctcacCTCCTACCGCCGTTACTTCCTGCAGCAGCATGGGACTCTTCAGGCTCGTCACCGGGCTGCCGGGGCCAAGCGGCTTCGGATCCGCCTCCACCGCCGAGCAGGTCACCGACGGCATCGACGCCTCCCATCTCACCGTCATCATCACCGGTGCGTCCCTCCCtcccatcttcttcttcctactCTGCTCTGCTTTGAGCTCAGCAGTTCCATTAAAGGCGATGACCTTAAAAAACTAGGATAGGTCAAGTCTTCAACTGGACTTCACCGGGTCAAATTTTGATGGTGGTCTAAGTAATCTTTTAAATAAAGATCTGCCTAAACAAATATTTCAGGGTCATTTTTATGGCTTCTCCCCCAATTTGATCCAATAATTGAACAGTTATTAGCAATGACATCAAAAAATTCACATTGACTTTTGAGTCTACATGCAATCCAGGGGGTGCAAGTGGGATTGGTGAAGAGACTGCAAGAGTCTTTGCCCTCAGAGGAGCCCATGTCATCATTGCTGCAAGGAACATGGCAGCTGCCAATGATGTGCAGCAGCACATCCTGCAGTGTACTCCAATGGCCAAAGTTGATGTCTTAAAGCTTGATCTCAGCTCACTCAAATCTGTGAGAGCCTTTGCAGACAAATTCCTCTCGTTGGACCTACCTCTCAACATCTTAATGTAATCATGCTGCTTCTTGTAATGATACTTACATGCTATCATGTCTCCGAGTGAGTTTTGTGCCTTGGATTTCTTCTCAGAAACAACGCTGGTGTCATGTTCTGTCCTTACCAACTCTCGGAGGATGGAATAGAGATGCAGTTTGCAACAAATCATCTAGGTAAAACGATATGTTTGTGATCTCCTAGTGAAGTTGCTAGTCCAATCAATTCCAATTTCTTCTACTGGTATGCACTAAAAGCTTAGCTTTGTTCTACTTTCAGGACACTTTTTCTTGACAAATCTTCTTCTTGACAAGATGAAAACCACAGCCGAGAAGACAGGGATTGAGGGTAGAATTGTGAATCTGTCATCTATTGCTCACTTGAATACATATGAAGGAGGAATATGGTTTGACAAGCTTAATCACAAGGAAGCGTAAGTTATCATTGGCTGTTTGGCAAGCAAATACTTTGAGAAAACTCTGCTGCACTGGCAGTATTCTTCACTACAAAAAAAAATGGTGATTTCTTCAACCTCACCAACTGATCTTTGTTCCTCAGATACTTAGATAAAAAGGCATATGGGCAGTCCAAACTGGCCAACATATTGCATGCGAACGAGCTCTCTAGACGCTTAAAGGTACTCAATTTTGCAATGCATATCTTAGATCAAGATGCATTACATGCATTACCTATACAAAAACAATTATACAGCAAGAATTGTCATCATGAAATCTCTACCAGCTGTCCATTATAAGTGTCAATCCAAACACATAACACAACTGTCATTTCCTATGTCAATTTCATTTTACTGGCCCATAGGCTGCTTCTACTTTGTACTTGTTTTCTTCTGTATTGTCTTTTTAGTGTGGATTACTGATATGGAGCATGACATGTCTTGCTGACTCCTTAATTTTCTGCACATTATGGTTCACAGGAAGATGGTGCAAACATTACAGTAAATTCTGTTCATCCTGGACTGATCATGACGAACCTGATGAGACACTCATTCCATCTAATGAGTTTGTTCCTAAACTTCCAAATCAGTAGTGGTTTTAAGAACAGTAACCTATTCTGAAATTGAAAGTTTTAGACTCAGACCCGGACATTGTTGCTTGTTTGCAGGGGTGCTAAAATTATTCACTTACATCTTCTGGAAGAATGTTCCCCAGGTGTGTTACTACGCTTGGTCGATGACATTAAGTTCCCTTATGTATAAGGGTAGCATCTGCTGAATATTTTGGTGGTTTTCATGGACTATTACACTAATTTACTTGGATCATTGCCTGCTATAATTTAAGCTTGTTCAGTGTTTCACTATAATTTACTATTCATTATTTAGAACCTATAGCAGTAAAAGAAGTACCATTTCTTATTCGTCACATCGTATCAGCAAGAGcagaaaattacaaaaatcaaTACTTTCCTAGTGCAATTTTCTGAAGAGATGGGGCAAAACAAATGATCACTGAACATGAGTTAGACCCATCCATACTATCTGCATATGAAACAGAAGCAAAAACATATGCGATATTTCACTGAGACACCGAAATTAAAACCCATGTAATTGAAATGTATGGTAACATGCTTTGCATGCCAAGTAGAACATGGGGAGTGCAGAGAAAAATCTTCATAGGA encodes the following:
- the LOC103995443 gene encoding short-chain dehydrogenase TIC 32 B, chloroplastic → MGLFRLVTGLPGPSGFGSASTAEQVTDGIDASHLTVIITGGASGIGEETARVFALRGAHVIIAARNMAAANDVQQHILQCTPMAKVDVLKLDLSSLKSVRAFADKFLSLDLPLNILINNAGVMFCPYQLSEDGIEMQFATNHLGHFFLTNLLLDKMKTTAEKTGIEGRIVNLSSIAHLNTYEGGIWFDKLNHKEAYLDKKAYGQSKLANILHANELSRRLKEDGANITVNSVHPGLIMTNLMRHSFHLMRVLKLFTYIFWKNVPQGAATTCYVALHPSLKGVTGKYFLDCNEEKPSYLARDETLAEKLWDFSEKLAASTK